The following coding sequences lie in one Bacteroides helcogenes P 36-108 genomic window:
- a CDS encoding START-like domain-containing protein, producing MERKKVHLEYLLNATSKSILWTAISTPNGLEAWFADRVQSDDKIVTFFWGKTEKRDAEIIAVRAYSFIRFRWLDDENPREYFELKMTNSELTNDFVLEITDFTDEEEVADLRELWESQVDTLRRTCGF from the coding sequence ATGGAAAGAAAGAAAGTACATTTGGAATATCTCTTGAATGCGACTTCTAAAAGTATTCTTTGGACAGCAATAAGCACTCCCAACGGCTTGGAGGCCTGGTTTGCAGACAGGGTACAATCAGACGATAAAATCGTCACTTTTTTTTGGGGTAAGACTGAAAAGCGTGATGCTGAGATTATAGCTGTACGTGCTTATTCTTTTATCCGTTTCCGCTGGCTGGATGATGAGAACCCACGCGAATATTTTGAATTAAAGATGACAAATAGTGAGTTGACGAATGATTTCGTATTGGAAATTACGGACTTCACTGATGAGGAGGAAGTTGCCGATTTACGTGAATTATGGGAGTCACAAGTCGATACTTTGCGTAGAACGTGTGGTTTTTAG
- a CDS encoding sensor histidine kinase, whose translation MKRIFFIILFSICWLSPSLHAKNPGQQTKDSLLHLYLTSSPDTTRLKLLYSIALLDQISPTFIYYENKLLEEAVAQKNILFQSAAIYGHVVYYYNKLDQKHAEQWMHRLELIAEKNCFYNHYFKGKKMMIEFYIISQKIEQALKEAQDMYDKAEKLSNRNGMREACLCLSTGYFNTLRYKEGMAALNKAFELAEPDDTFLDKMDLLTKAVLAYSYLRDNDKLYHSLTDLDSIKRILAKTSGMTNGYLNLYLLIEIQYAFYYTRIQHPAEAWEHLQNSDKYLTTSSFLPYRLLRLGAYAEYYQLTKEYEKALNCLDEAIQLIAPISPEDAQIYGIQKADLLVKMKRPDEALPLYKQITKSKDSLYTAFSASQIEQIQSMYNMDKLIFQKEQRRTMFHRICLITFIIVIIVLLLFNIRMYSSRKHLERDEKEMRNLTRIAEEANEAKSRFLSNMSYSIRIPLNNVVGFSQLLSTDTNLSEAERNEYSEIIQTNSTELIQLVNDVLDLSRLEANMMKFQLQDCNVADWCNDLKYTVQMHGGETVQLQLDAETGDARIHADINRLTQIVSGMLLSPDDCKEPYEARMSLVYQPEDNLITCRIENIPMANSQFTNQKVLTRQKINQLFFAHFGGTYKMEKNSNNKIEAITFTYPTLPEGKQPPHL comes from the coding sequence ATGAAAAGGATATTCTTTATAATACTGTTCTCCATCTGCTGGCTATCTCCCTCACTACACGCTAAGAATCCGGGTCAACAAACCAAAGATAGTCTGCTGCATCTCTATCTCACCTCTTCACCCGATACCACCAGACTGAAGCTTTTGTACAGTATAGCACTGCTGGATCAAATATCCCCCACATTCATCTACTACGAAAACAAATTGCTGGAAGAAGCTGTTGCCCAAAAGAACATTCTTTTCCAAAGTGCTGCAATTTATGGACATGTAGTATATTACTACAACAAGCTGGATCAAAAACACGCAGAACAATGGATGCACAGACTTGAACTGATAGCAGAAAAAAATTGCTTCTACAACCACTACTTCAAAGGGAAAAAGATGATGATTGAATTCTATATCATCAGTCAGAAAATAGAACAGGCACTTAAAGAAGCTCAGGACATGTATGATAAGGCCGAAAAACTCAGCAACCGGAACGGCATGCGTGAAGCCTGTCTCTGCCTATCGACGGGATACTTCAACACACTACGCTACAAAGAGGGGATGGCTGCACTGAACAAAGCCTTTGAACTGGCAGAACCTGATGACACCTTTCTGGACAAGATGGACTTGCTGACCAAAGCCGTACTGGCATATTCATACCTGCGTGACAACGATAAATTATATCATTCTCTGACAGATTTGGATAGCATCAAAAGGATATTGGCAAAAACAAGCGGCATGACAAACGGTTACCTTAATCTCTATCTGCTGATAGAAATTCAATATGCTTTCTACTACACACGTATCCAACACCCGGCAGAAGCATGGGAACATTTGCAAAATTCAGACAAATATCTGACTACTTCTTCTTTCTTGCCTTACAGACTGCTGAGATTAGGAGCTTATGCGGAATATTACCAACTGACCAAAGAATACGAGAAAGCTTTAAATTGTCTGGATGAAGCTATCCAACTCATAGCTCCCATCTCACCGGAGGACGCCCAAATTTATGGCATTCAGAAAGCAGACTTATTGGTAAAAATGAAACGCCCGGACGAAGCACTTCCTCTCTATAAACAGATAACCAAGTCCAAAGATTCGCTGTACACTGCTTTTTCTGCTTCACAGATAGAACAGATACAAAGTATGTATAACATGGACAAACTGATATTTCAGAAAGAACAACGGCGAACCATGTTCCACCGCATCTGTCTGATTACATTCATCATTGTCATCATCGTGCTCCTACTTTTCAACATCCGCATGTATAGCAGTCGCAAACATCTGGAACGAGATGAAAAAGAAATGCGCAACCTCACCCGTATTGCAGAAGAAGCCAATGAAGCCAAAAGCCGTTTTCTTTCCAATATGAGCTACAGCATACGTATCCCGCTAAACAATGTAGTAGGCTTCTCACAACTGTTGTCCACGGACACTAATCTAAGTGAAGCAGAACGGAATGAGTACTCTGAAATCATACAAACCAATTCTACCGAATTAATTCAACTGGTGAACGATGTCCTCGACCTCTCCCGTCTGGAAGCCAACATGATGAAGTTTCAATTACAGGATTGCAATGTAGCAGATTGGTGCAATGACCTTAAATACACCGTGCAGATGCACGGCGGAGAAACCGTACAGTTGCAGCTTGATGCCGAAACCGGAGACGCACGTATACATGCAGACATAAATCGACTGACCCAAATCGTATCAGGTATGCTGCTCTCTCCTGATGATTGCAAAGAACCGTATGAAGCGAGGATGAGTTTAGTTTATCAGCCCGAAGATAACCTCATTACCTGCCGGATTGAAAACATTCCTATGGCAAATTCCCAATTCACCAACCAAAAGGTTCTTACACGCCAAAAGATAAACCAACTGTTTTTTGCGCATTTCGGAGGAACATATAAAATGGAAAAGAATAGTAATAATAAAATAGAAGCCATTACTTTCACCTACCCAACACTGCCTGAAGGCAAACAACCACCTCATTTATAA
- a CDS encoding DUF362 domain-containing protein, producing MAYVISDDCIACGTCIDECPVGAISEGDIYSIDPETCTECGTCADVCPSEAIHPGE from the coding sequence ATGGCTTACGTAATTAGTGACGATTGTATTGCTTGCGGTACTTGCATTGACGAGTGTCCAGTAGGCGCTATCTCTGAAGGCGATATCTATTCTATCGATCCTGAAACTTGTACAGAGTGTGGTACTTGCGCAGATGTTTGTCCGTCTGAAGCAATTCATCCGGGAGAATAA
- a CDS encoding tetratricopeptide repeat-containing sensor histidine kinase → MKVITLAIFGQMLFASVFTASAVTNQGKQKILESFVKRQILYDVSTPLDSVILWSEQLLPSIQADEHKDKEVYFLLQLQLANAYTLRGDVGLATDLAQLMYEGARNLNYQFGIVVANQAIGDAYNTIADLYDKALESYQDALSELSLISSKHPYRTRLLLKISNVLQRKGCLEEAHEILNELKDILQQKPDYPTEFFFNIEKANYAISHGHLSQNYLDEAAGHLYKTDSIYKKHPERFYRFHLDYTTAAYYRAMGNWNKQYWEKALNIYSKLQEEYANNKRSTYYRWTSLEKIYLYKIQGMSMEACHIYQELYPPIDTLAAQSYIRQINAIKAKYQVDKLAVASNEEYNKIVSSITIGSIIILVLFSLLAVRLRTQREKVVLSTRKLALSRANAENATRAKSVFLSNMSHEIRTPLNALSGFSSLLMEDGLDSETRRQCNEVIQQNSELLLKLINDVIDLSSLEFGKLQFSIKRHDAICICQNVVDTVSKVKQTQAEVSFATNLKEMIIETDDSRLQQVLINLLINATKFTPEGSIVLELKQEAENMIFFSVTDTGCGIPQNKQATIFQRFEKLNENMQGSGLGLSICQLIIEHIGGKIWIDPDYKQGSRFCFTHPINQTCTSERKETEI, encoded by the coding sequence ATGAAAGTAATTACATTGGCGATATTCGGGCAGATGCTGTTTGCTTCTGTATTTACTGCTTCCGCAGTAACCAACCAAGGAAAACAAAAGATACTGGAATCATTCGTAAAAAGACAAATTCTTTATGATGTTTCCACCCCGTTGGATAGCGTGATTCTTTGGAGCGAGCAACTCCTTCCCAGCATACAAGCGGACGAACATAAAGATAAAGAAGTCTATTTTTTGCTACAGCTCCAGTTAGCAAATGCCTATACTCTACGAGGCGATGTCGGCCTGGCAACAGACCTTGCACAATTAATGTATGAGGGTGCAAGAAACCTGAACTACCAATTCGGTATAGTGGTAGCCAATCAGGCCATCGGAGATGCTTATAACACCATTGCCGATCTGTATGACAAAGCTTTGGAATCTTATCAAGATGCGTTAAGCGAACTGTCACTTATTTCCTCGAAACACCCGTACAGGACACGACTTCTACTGAAAATATCCAATGTGCTGCAACGAAAAGGGTGTTTGGAAGAGGCACATGAGATACTAAATGAGCTGAAAGACATCCTTCAACAAAAACCGGATTATCCCACGGAATTCTTTTTCAACATAGAGAAAGCCAATTATGCTATTTCTCACGGGCATCTCTCACAAAATTATCTGGATGAAGCAGCAGGCCATTTGTATAAAACAGATTCCATTTACAAAAAACATCCCGAAAGATTTTACCGTTTCCATTTAGATTATACCACCGCTGCCTATTACCGAGCTATGGGAAATTGGAATAAACAATATTGGGAAAAGGCCCTGAATATTTATTCCAAATTACAAGAAGAATATGCCAACAACAAACGTTCCACCTATTACCGTTGGACATCATTAGAAAAAATCTACCTCTATAAAATACAGGGCATGTCTATGGAAGCCTGCCACATTTATCAAGAGCTATACCCTCCGATAGATACACTTGCTGCACAAAGCTATATACGGCAAATCAATGCCATAAAGGCAAAATACCAGGTTGACAAGCTTGCAGTTGCCAGCAATGAAGAGTACAACAAGATTGTGAGCAGCATTACGATTGGCAGCATAATTATATTGGTATTATTTTCCCTATTAGCCGTCCGACTCAGAACACAACGGGAAAAAGTGGTTCTATCTACCCGAAAGCTGGCTCTCTCGCGGGCCAATGCTGAAAATGCGACACGTGCCAAAAGCGTATTCCTCTCGAATATGAGCCATGAGATACGTACACCACTCAATGCATTGTCCGGTTTCTCTTCATTACTGATGGAAGACGGCCTTGATTCAGAAACCCGCCGTCAATGCAACGAGGTAATCCAACAAAATTCCGAACTGTTACTGAAACTCATCAATGATGTTATAGACCTGTCAAGCCTTGAATTCGGAAAATTACAGTTCAGCATAAAAAGACATGACGCGATATGCATCTGCCAAAATGTAGTAGATACCGTAAGCAAAGTAAAACAAACACAAGCCGAAGTGTCGTTTGCCACAAACCTGAAAGAGATGATCATAGAAACGGACGACTCGCGTTTACAGCAGGTATTGATAAACCTGCTGATAAATGCGACTAAGTTTACTCCGGAGGGTAGCATCGTTTTAGAACTGAAACAAGAAGCAGAAAATATGATTTTCTTTTCTGTAACAGACACTGGATGTGGCATTCCACAAAACAAACAAGCCACCATCTTTCAACGATTTGAGAAATTGAATGAGAATATGCAAGGCAGCGGTTTGGGACTTTCCATCTGCCAGCTTATCATCGAACATATCGGCGGTAAAATCTGGATTGATCCCGATTACAAACAAGGCTCCCGATTCTGCTTCACTCATCCCATCAACCAAACATGCACAAGCGAAAGAAAGGAGACAGAGATATGA
- a CDS encoding LptF/LptG family permease, with amino-acid sequence MLRIKKLDIFVLKSFCMLFMGTFFICLFIFMMQFLWRYVDELIGKGLEMTVLAQFFFYSALTLVPVSLPLAILLAALITFGNFGERFELLAMKAAGISLLKIMRSLIVFIALVSCVSFYFQNVIGPQAQTKLWTLLLSMKQKSPEVDIPEGVFYDEIEGYNLYVKHKDRKTGMLYDVLIYNFEKGFENAQIIKADSGKLEMTADKQHLYLHLFSGEQFENLKSQNMNQQNVPYRREAFREKHAIIEFNSDFNMVDAGIMSNQSSSKNMRMLQASIDSMTVLSDSVGRSFYKEAMAGTYNAASGLSKEDTIRVEKARLGDYNVDSLFNIATLMQKQKIVSAAVSRAESAGNDWNFKSVSISQTDDSLRRHYLSWHEKLTLSFACLIFFFIGAPLGGIIRKGGLGMPVVVSVLIFIIYYIINNTGYKMARDGKWIVWTGMWTSTAILAPLGAFLTYKSNNDSVVLNADAYVNWFKKTVGIRSIRHMFRKEVIIHDPDYARLLGDLQVLSADCRAYAERKALKRAPNYFYLWMNEAQDIEMEEISERMEGLIEEMSNTRSVPLLMTLNNYPVIAVHAHVRPFRNYWLNLLCGVVVPVGLFFYFRIWAFRIRLDKDMERIVKTSGDIIKIIEDNQNK; translated from the coding sequence ATGCTGCGTATAAAAAAGTTAGATATATTTGTTTTAAAGAGCTTCTGTATGCTCTTCATGGGAACCTTTTTCATTTGTCTTTTCATCTTCATGATGCAATTTTTGTGGAGATATGTAGATGAATTAATCGGGAAAGGATTGGAAATGACTGTGCTGGCACAGTTTTTCTTTTATTCGGCGCTGACGCTGGTTCCTGTCTCACTGCCATTGGCTATTCTGCTGGCTGCTCTTATAACTTTCGGAAATTTTGGAGAACGTTTTGAATTGCTTGCTATGAAGGCCGCTGGTATCTCATTGCTCAAAATCATGCGTTCCCTCATAGTCTTTATCGCTCTTGTAAGCTGTGTTTCCTTTTATTTTCAGAATGTCATAGGGCCGCAGGCACAGACAAAGTTGTGGACCTTGCTGTTGTCCATGAAGCAGAAGTCTCCGGAAGTGGACATTCCGGAAGGTGTGTTCTATGATGAAATAGAAGGCTATAATCTGTATGTGAAGCATAAAGACCGCAAGACAGGTATGCTCTATGATGTGCTGATTTATAATTTTGAAAAGGGATTTGAGAATGCACAGATTATCAAGGCTGATTCCGGAAAACTGGAAATGACGGCGGATAAGCAACATTTATATCTGCATCTGTTTAGCGGTGAGCAGTTTGAAAATCTGAAGTCTCAGAACATGAACCAGCAGAATGTTCCTTATCGGCGGGAAGCTTTTCGTGAAAAACATGCCATCATTGAATTTAACTCTGATTTCAATATGGTGGATGCCGGTATCATGAGCAATCAGTCCAGTAGTAAGAACATGAGGATGTTGCAGGCAAGCATTGACTCTATGACGGTTTTGAGTGACAGTGTGGGGAGAAGTTTCTATAAAGAGGCGATGGCGGGAACCTATAATGCGGCATCCGGTCTGAGCAAAGAAGATACTATTAGAGTGGAGAAGGCTCGTTTGGGCGATTATAATGTGGACAGTTTGTTTAACATAGCCACGTTGATGCAGAAACAGAAAATAGTCTCTGCTGCGGTCAGTCGTGCGGAGAGTGCCGGAAATGATTGGAATTTTAAAAGTGTCAGTATCTCTCAGACAGATGACAGTCTTCGCCGCCATTACCTTTCTTGGCACGAGAAGCTTACGCTCTCATTTGCATGTCTTATCTTTTTCTTTATAGGTGCTCCGCTTGGCGGTATTATCCGTAAAGGCGGTTTGGGTATGCCGGTGGTGGTATCCGTCTTGATATTTATAATATATTATATCATTAATAATACGGGCTATAAAATGGCTCGTGACGGCAAGTGGATTGTTTGGACAGGAATGTGGACCAGTACTGCGATATTGGCGCCGTTAGGAGCTTTCCTTACCTATAAATCCAATAATGACTCAGTGGTGCTCAATGCCGATGCTTACGTCAACTGGTTTAAAAAAACAGTAGGCATTCGCAGTATCCGCCACATGTTTCGCAAGGAGGTTATTATTCATGATCCGGATTATGCGCGCTTGCTCGGTGACTTGCAAGTGTTGTCTGCAGATTGCCGTGCCTATGCGGAGAGGAAAGCTTTGAAACGGGCTCCTAACTATTTTTATTTGTGGATGAACGAAGCGCAGGATATTGAAATGGAGGAAATCAGTGAACGTATGGAGGGGCTGATTGAAGAAATGTCCAATACGAGGTCGGTTCCTCTGTTGATGACATTGAATAATTATCCCGTCATTGCTGTTCATGCACATGTGCGTCCTTTCCGCAATTATTGGCTGAATTTGCTCTGTGGAGTGGTCGTTCCGGTAGGCTTGTTTTTCTATTTCCGTATTTGGGCATTTCGTATTCGTTTAGATAAAGATATGGAAAGGATAGTCAAGACGAGTGGAGATATAATCAAAATTATAGAAGACAATCAGAATAAATAA
- a CDS encoding pyridoxal phosphate-dependent aminotransferase — MNQLSDRLNSLSSSATLAMSQKSAELKAQGVDVINLSVGEPDFNTPDHIKEAAKKAIDDNFSRYSPVPGYPALRNAIVEKLKKENSLEYTAVQISCANGAKQSVCNAVLALVNPGDEVIIPAPYWVSYPEMVKLAEGIPVIVAAGIEQDFKITPEQLEAAVTPKTKVLILCSPSNPTGSVYSKEELAGLAVVLAKYPQIIVIADEIYEHINYIGKHQSIAQFPEMKERTVIVNGVSKAYAMTGWRIGFIAGPEWIVKACNKLQGQYTSGPCSVSQKAAEAAYTGSQAPVEEMRKAFERRRDLIVKLAKDVPGFEVNVPEGAFYLFPKCSSFFGKSAGDRKIGNSDDLAMYLLEVAHVACVGGTSFGAPECIRMSYATSDENIIEAIRRIKEALAELN; from the coding sequence ATGAACCAATTATCAGATCGTTTGAACAGTTTGTCATCTTCTGCGACGCTGGCTATGTCTCAAAAGAGCGCGGAGCTGAAAGCCCAAGGCGTAGATGTAATTAACCTGAGTGTGGGTGAACCCGATTTCAACACCCCTGATCACATTAAAGAGGCGGCGAAAAAGGCGATAGATGACAACTTCTCTCGCTACTCTCCGGTTCCGGGCTATCCGGCTCTACGCAACGCTATCGTAGAGAAATTAAAGAAAGAGAACAGTCTGGAATATACGGCTGTGCAAATATCTTGCGCTAATGGTGCAAAACAATCTGTTTGTAATGCTGTTTTGGCATTGGTGAATCCGGGTGATGAAGTGATTATACCTGCTCCCTATTGGGTCAGTTATCCCGAAATGGTGAAGTTGGCAGAAGGTATTCCGGTTATTGTGGCTGCAGGCATTGAACAGGATTTCAAGATTACTCCCGAACAGTTGGAAGCGGCTGTCACTCCAAAGACAAAAGTCTTGATTCTTTGTTCTCCATCCAATCCGACAGGTTCTGTATATAGTAAGGAAGAATTGGCTGGATTGGCCGTTGTATTGGCTAAATATCCGCAGATTATTGTTATTGCCGATGAGATTTATGAACATATCAACTATATCGGCAAGCATCAGAGCATTGCACAGTTTCCCGAAATGAAGGAACGTACGGTTATAGTAAATGGTGTCTCCAAGGCTTATGCCATGACAGGTTGGCGTATTGGTTTTATAGCCGGACCGGAATGGATTGTGAAAGCATGTAATAAACTGCAGGGGCAATATACTTCAGGCCCTTGTTCTGTGTCACAGAAGGCAGCAGAAGCTGCTTATACAGGTTCACAGGCTCCCGTAGAGGAAATGCGAAAGGCATTTGAGCGTCGTCGCGACCTGATAGTGAAGTTGGCTAAGGATGTTCCGGGATTTGAAGTAAATGTGCCGGAGGGTGCTTTTTATCTGTTTCCGAAATGTAGCTCTTTCTTTGGGAAGTCTGCTGGTGATCGTAAGATCGGAAATTCGGATGATTTGGCTATGTATCTGTTGGAAGTAGCTCATGTAGCATGTGTGGGTGGTACATCTTTCGGTGCTCCCGAATGTATTCGTATGAGTTATGCTACCAGTGACGAAAATATTATAGAGGCTATTCGCCGCATCAAGGAAGCGTTGGCTGAACTTAATTAA
- a CDS encoding sensor histidine kinase, with amino-acid sequence MNIRTKLILGVGLLTGMIILLVALSVVNLQILTATEPDSPAAMPGLQRALLWISVTGGVCIFASIVLLFWLPRSISKPIQELTHGILEIANHNYGKRLDMSGHEEFDEVAGSFNRMAERLAEYRASTLNDILAAKKFLEAVVNSIHEPIIGLNREYEILFINNEALTVLNLKREEVIRRSAEELSLKNDLLRRLIRELIAPSEKKEPLKIYADNKESYFQAAYITIMNKDEDMDEIQNLGEVILLKNITEFKELDTAKTTFISTISHELKTPVSAILMSLQLLEDRRVGTLNDEQEQLSRSIRDNANRLLGITAELLNMTQVEAGKLQMMPKITKPIELIEYAIKANQVQADRFNIHIEVEYPDGKIPKLFVDSEKIAWVLTNLLSNAIRYSKENGRVIIGVSHEDDFIEMYVQDFGKGIDPRYHQSIFDRYFRVPGTKVQGSGLGLSISKDFVEAHGGTLTVQSEPGKGSRFMLRLKT; translated from the coding sequence ATGAATATTCGTACGAAATTGATACTTGGTGTGGGATTGTTGACAGGGATGATTATCTTACTTGTTGCTCTTTCCGTTGTGAATCTCCAGATATTGACGGCCACGGAGCCGGACAGTCCCGCGGCTATGCCCGGACTACAACGCGCTCTGCTGTGGATTTCCGTAACGGGAGGGGTCTGTATTTTTGCCAGTATCGTGTTGCTGTTTTGGCTTCCGCGCTCTATTAGCAAGCCCATTCAGGAATTGACGCATGGCATCCTTGAAATAGCCAATCATAATTATGGGAAGCGACTGGACATGAGTGGACATGAAGAGTTCGATGAAGTGGCCGGTAGCTTTAACCGCATGGCGGAACGGCTGGCCGAATATCGTGCCAGCACTTTGAATGACATCCTTGCCGCAAAGAAGTTCCTTGAGGCGGTGGTCAACAGTATCCATGAGCCTATCATTGGGCTGAATCGTGAATATGAGATTCTTTTTATCAATAACGAGGCACTGACAGTGCTGAATCTGAAACGTGAAGAAGTGATCCGCCGTTCTGCCGAAGAGCTTTCGCTAAAGAATGATCTTCTGCGCAGACTGATACGGGAATTGATCGCTCCAAGTGAAAAGAAAGAGCCTCTGAAAATTTATGCAGACAACAAAGAGAGTTACTTTCAGGCGGCTTATATCACCATTATGAATAAGGATGAGGATATGGACGAAATTCAAAATCTGGGTGAAGTTATCCTGCTGAAAAATATCACCGAATTTAAGGAATTGGATACAGCAAAGACTACTTTCATCTCTACCATCTCCCATGAACTGAAAACACCGGTTTCTGCCATTCTTATGAGTTTGCAATTATTGGAGGACAGGCGTGTAGGAACATTGAATGATGAACAGGAACAACTGTCAAGGAGTATCAGGGACAATGCAAACCGCCTGCTGGGCATTACAGCCGAACTTTTGAACATGACGCAGGTAGAAGCGGGCAAACTGCAGATGATGCCGAAAATAACAAAGCCGATTGAACTTATTGAATATGCTATTAAGGCCAATCAGGTGCAAGCAGACAGATTTAACATACATATAGAAGTGGAATATCCCGATGGGAAAATTCCGAAACTGTTCGTTGACAGTGAAAAGATAGCCTGGGTGCTGACTAACTTGTTGAGTAACGCCATTCGCTATTCCAAAGAAAACGGACGTGTAATCATTGGTGTCAGCCATGAAGACGATTTTATCGAAATGTATGTGCAGGATTTTGGCAAAGGCATTGATCCTCGCTATCATCAAAGTATCTTCGACCGTTATTTTCGGGTTCCTGGAACAAAGGTGCAGGGAAGCGGTCTTGGTTTGTCTATTTCCAAAGATTTCGTTGAAGCGCATGGAGGTACGTTGACTGTCCAGAGTGAGCCAGGTAAAGGCAGCCGCTTTATGCTTCGACTGAAGACCTGA
- a CDS encoding bifunctional 3,4-dihydroxy-2-butanone-4-phosphate synthase/GTP cyclohydrolase II — MENVKLDTIEGAIEEFKAGNFVIVVDDEDRENEGDLIIAAEMITPEKVNFMLKHARGVLCAPITVSRCKELDLPHQVTDNTSVLGTPFTVTVDKLDGCSTGVSAADRAATIRALADPASTPATFGRPGHINPLYAQEKGVLRRAGHTEAAIDMARLAGLYPAGALMEIMNEDGSMARLPELRKMADEYGLKLIAIRDLIAYRLKQESIVEKGVEVDMPTEYGHFRLIPFRQKSNGLEHVALFKGTWASDEPILVRVHSSCATGDIFSSKRCDCGEQLHKAMEMIEKAGKGVVVYLNQEGRGIGLMEKMKAYKLQEDGLDTVDANICLGHLADERDYGVGAQILREIGVHKMRLMTNNPVKRVGLEAYGLEIMENVPIESTPNQYNERYLRTKKERMGHTLHFNK; from the coding sequence ATGGAAAATGTAAAGTTGGATACAATAGAGGGAGCCATTGAGGAATTCAAGGCCGGTAACTTTGTGATTGTGGTTGACGATGAAGATCGTGAGAATGAGGGTGATTTGATTATTGCGGCAGAGATGATTACGCCTGAAAAGGTTAATTTCATGTTGAAACATGCACGTGGCGTGCTTTGTGCTCCGATAACAGTTTCACGTTGCAAAGAACTTGATCTGCCGCATCAAGTGACAGACAATACATCCGTACTGGGTACTCCCTTTACTGTGACTGTTGATAAATTGGATGGTTGCAGTACGGGTGTTTCTGCAGCCGATCGTGCGGCAACTATCCGGGCATTGGCAGATCCCGCCTCTACTCCTGCTACGTTTGGCCGCCCAGGGCATATCAATCCGTTGTATGCGCAGGAAAAAGGTGTATTGCGTCGTGCAGGACATACGGAGGCGGCTATCGATATGGCGCGTTTGGCAGGGCTTTATCCGGCGGGTGCGTTGATGGAGATTATGAATGAAGACGGAAGCATGGCACGCTTGCCCGAACTGCGTAAAATGGCCGATGAATATGGTTTGAAGTTGATTGCTATCCGTGATTTGATAGCTTATCGTCTGAAACAGGAATCCATCGTAGAGAAAGGAGTTGAAGTTGATATGCCTACGGAATACGGACATTTTCGTCTGATTCCTTTCCGCCAGAAATCCAATGGTCTGGAACATGTGGCTTTATTTAAAGGAACCTGGGCATCGGATGAACCTATTTTGGTACGTGTACATTCTTCTTGTGCAACGGGTGATATTTTCAGTTCCAAGCGCTGTGATTGCGGAGAACAGTTGCACAAGGCTATGGAAATGATTGAGAAAGCGGGGAAAGGTGTAGTTGTTTATTTGAATCAGGAAGGACGCGGTATAGGCTTGATGGAAAAGATGAAGGCTTATAAATTGCAAGAAGATGGTTTGGATACAGTGGATGCTAATATTTGCCTCGGTCATTTGGCCGATGAACGCGATTATGGTGTAGGTGCTCAGATCCTTCGCGAAATAGGTGTCCATAAAATGCGTTTGATGACTAATAATCCGGTAAAGCGTGTGGGCTTGGAGGCTTATGGTCTGGAGATAATGGAAAATGTGCCCATTGAGTCAACTCCAAATCAATATAACGAACGTTATTTGCGTACAAAGAAAGAACGTATGGGGCATACACTCCATTTTAATAAGTAA